In Temnothorax longispinosus isolate EJ_2023e chromosome 10, Tlon_JGU_v1, whole genome shotgun sequence, a single window of DNA contains:
- the LOC139820311 gene encoding uncharacterized protein yields MNDCAIKLPSDNNKWLAFKNHNRKERVPFVVYADLECTLEKMEADPETSRYTYQHHRVFSIGYYVRCSYDESLSMYRFRRDKDCVAWFAEELRRLAHDVKTILSTNILMANFTRDEWEKFNSATHCHVCEEPFEPDDVRVRDHCHLTGRYRGPAHSNCNLNYKDSHCIPIVFHNLSGYDAHFIITEIATAYEGHVDLLPITKEKYISFTKNVQSTEDKDKKTCVKLRFIDSYKFLTASLDKLASYLSKDKLRILQREFCELSAENFNLLTRKGVFPYEYIDCVEKLEDLCLPPRDSFYSSLTGDTVSESDYAHAVDVWQRFFIRTLGDYSDLYLKTDVLLLADIFENFRDSCVASYGLDPAYYYTLPGFTWDAMLKHTHINFELLTDIDMVMFIERGIRQRFESMFKQIRAGQQQVHAVVRSIETVVVPHVF; encoded by the coding sequence ATGAATGACTGCGCGATCAAGTTACCGAGCGATAACAACAAGTGGTTGGCctttaaaaatcacaacagGAAGGAACGAGTTCCGTTTGTCGTATACGCCGACCTGGAGTGTACCCTGGAGAAGATGGAAGCGGATCCGGAAACGTCCAGGTACACATATCAACATCATCGCGTGTTTAGCATAGGGTACTACGTGCGTTGCTCGTACGACGAGTCGTTATCTATGTATcggtttcgtcgcgataaggattgcgtcgcgtggttcgccgaggagctaagacgtttagctcacgacgtaaaaactatattgtcCACTAATATACTTATGGCaaatttcacgcgagacgagtgggaaAAGTTTAACAGCGCAACGCACTGTCACGTGTGCGAAGAACCGTTCGAGCCAGACGACGTGCGAGTACGCGACCATTGTCACCTGACCGGTCGATACAGAGGTCCCGCGCATTCgaattgtaacttaaattataaagattcgcATTGCATTCCCATagtgtttcataatttatcgggatacgatgcacattttattataactgaaaTAGCAACAGCATACGAAGGACATGTAGATTTACTCCCgatcacaaaagaaaaatatatttcgtttacaaaaaacgttcaaagcaccgaagataaagataagaaaacgtGCGTCAAATTGAGATTTATCGATTCGTACAAGTTTCTCACCGCTAGTCTCGACAAATTGGCATCTTATCTCAGCAAGGATAAACTGCGAATATTGCAACgcgaattttgtgaattatccgcagaaaattttaatttgctgacACGAAAAGGCGTATTTCCATATGAATACATTGACTGCGTCGAAAAATTAGAGGACTTGTGTTTAccaccgcgcgactcgttttacagttcattgacaggtgacaccgtatccgagagcgattacgcgcacgctGTCGACGTCTGGCAGCGGTTCTTCATTCGAACGCTCGGTGATTACAGCGATTTATATCTCAAGACCgatgtcttgctgttggccgatatctttgaaaattttcgcgatagttgcgtcgcgagttatggactcgatccggcgtattattatactctacCGGGTTTTACGTGGGATGCTATGTTGAAGCATACACACATCAATTTCGAATTGCTCACcgacattgacatggtcatgtttatcgaacgcggtatACGGCAGCGGTTTGAGTCAATGTTCAAACAGATACGCGCTGGCCAACAACAAGTACATGCAGTCGTACGATCCAtcgaaaccgtcgtcgtacctcatgtattttga
- the LOC139820027 gene encoding uncharacterized protein, whose protein sequence is MNDCAIKLPSDNDKWLAFKNHNRKERVPFVVYADLECTLEKMEADPETSRYTYQHHRVFSIGYYVRCSYDESLSMYRFRRDKDCVAWFAEELRRLAHDVKTISSTNIPMADFTRDEWEKFNSATHCHVCEEPFEPDDVRVRDHCHLTGRYRGPAHSNCNLNYKDSHCIPIVFHNLSGYDAHFIITEIATAYEGHVDLLPITKEKYISFTKNVQSTEDKDKKTCVKLRFIDSYKFLTASLDKLASYLSKDKLRILQREFCELSAENFNLLTRKGVFPYEYIDCVEKLEDLCLPPRDSFYSSLTGDTVSESDYAHAVDVWQRFFIRTLGDYSDLYLKTDVLLLADIFENFRDSCVASYGLDPAYYYTLPGFTWDAMLKHTHINFELLTDIDMVMFIERGIRGGLSQCSNRYALANNKYMQSYDPSKPSSYLMYFDVNNLYGWAMSQPLPYADFKWVDDVIDFNVMDVALDSPIGYILEVDLEYPQHLHDAHTDLPFCPTRDKPPGKRQDKLLATLYDKKRYVIHYRNLQQCTRHGLRISKIHRILKFAQFPWLRDYIDLNTKFRTMANNDFEKNLYKLMNNAVFGKTMENVRNHVDVRLVTHWEGRYGAEAMIAKPNFHSRSVFSENLVAIEMRKLEVKFDKPIYVGMCILDISKTCLYEFHHEYMLPLYRDKCKVTYTDTDSLIYHIECDDVYDIMKRHIHRFDTSDYAIDNTYGIPLANKKVPGLMKDENNGAIMTEFVGLRAKMYALRVDGKKDTKKAKGVKSNVVARSITFDDYTRCLRDEIEMTRQQTCIRSKKHEVYTVSETKIALSPYDDKRYIIPGSTETLPWGHYKIPL, encoded by the coding sequence ATGAATGACTGCGCGATCAAGTTACCGAGCGATAACGACAAGTGGTTGGCctttaaaaatcacaacagGAAGGAACGAGTTCCGTTTGTCGTATACGCCGACCTGGAGTGTACCCTGGAGAAGATGGAAGCGGATCCGGAAACATCCAGGTACACATATCAACATCATCGCGTGTTTAGCATAGGGTACTACGTGCGTTGCTCGTACGACGAGTCGTTATCTATGTATcggtttcgtcgcgataaggattgcgtcgcgtggttcgccGAGGAGCTAAGACGTTTAGCTCACGACGTAAAAACTATATCGTCCACTAATATACCCATGGCagatttcacgcgagacgagtgggaaAAGTTTAACAGCGCAACGCACTGTCACGTGTGCGAAGAACCGTTCGAGCCAGACGACGTGCGAGTACGCGACCATTGTCACCTGACCGGTCGATACAGAGGTCCCGCGCATTCgaattgtaacttaaattataaagattcgcATTGCATTCCCATagtgtttcataatttatcgggatacgatgcacattttattataactgaaaTAGCAACAGCATACGAAGGACATGTAGATTTACTCCCgatcacaaaagaaaaatatatttcgtttacaaaaaacgttcaaagcaccgaagataaagataagaaaacgtGCGTCAAATTGAGATTTATCGATTCGTACAAGTTTCTCACCGCTAGTCTCGACAAATTGGCATCTTATCTCAGCAAGGATAAACTGCGAATATTGCAACgcgaattttgtgaattatccgcagaaaattttaatttgctgacACGAAAAGGCGTATTTCCATATGAATACATTGACTGCGTCGAAAAATTAGAGGACTTGTGTTTAccaccgcgcgactcgttttacagttcattgacaggtgacaccgtatccgagagcgattacgcgcacgctGTCGACGTCTGGCAGCGGTTCTTCATTCGAACGCTCGGTGATTACAGCGATTTATATCTCAAGACCgatgtcttgctgttggccgatatctttgaaaattttcgcgatagttgcgtcgcgagttatggactcgatccggcgtattattatactctacCGGGTTTTACGTGGGATGCTATGTTGAAGCATACACACATCAATTTCGAATTGCTCACcgacattgacatggtcatgtttatcgaacgcggtatacgcggcggtttgagtcaatgttcaaacagatacgcgctggccaacaacaagtacatgcagtcgtacgatccatcgaaaccgtcgtcgtacctcatgtattttgatgtaaataactTATACGGCTGGGCAATGAGTCAACCATTGCCATACGCAGATTTTAAATGGGTCGACGACGTAAtcgattttaatgttatggaTGTCGCGTTGGATTCCCCGATAGGCTACATTCTCGAAGTCGACTTGGAGTATCCGCAACATCTTCACGACGCGCACACtgacctaccgttctgtccgacgcgcgataaaccaCCCGGCAAGCGGCAGGACAAGCTCCTCGCAACATTATACGATAAGAAAcgttatgtaatacattatcgCAACCTGCAGCAGTGTACTCGTCACGGTCTCcgtatatcaaaaattcacCGTATACTGAAATTCGCGCAATTTCCATGGCTTCGCGATTATATAGACCTCAATACGAAATTTAGAACCATGGCCAACaatgatttcgagaaaaatttatacaaattgatgaaCAATGCCGTGTTTGGCAAAACCATGGAGAATGTGCGCAATCACGTTGACGTGCGACTCGTGACTCATTGGGAAGgtagatacggcgcggaggctATGATTGCGAAACCAAATTTTCATAGCCGAAGCGTCTTTTCGGAGAATTTAGTAGcaatagaaatgcgaaaactCGAGGTGAAGTTCGACAAACCAATCTATGTGGGTATGTGCATCCTCGATATATCCAAGACATGTTTGTACGAATTTCATCACGAGTACATGTTACCGTTGTATCGCGACAAGTGTAAAGTCACGTACACCGATACTGACAGTCTCATTTATCACATCGAGTGCGACGATGTGTATGATATCATGAAGCGCCACATTCATAGATTTGACACTAGCGATTACGCGATTGATAATACGTACGGTATCCCACTcgccaataaaaaagttccggGCTTAATGAAAGACGAAAATAACGGTGCGATAATGACCGAATTCGTCGGGCTTAGAGCAAAGATGTACGCCTTGCGAGTGGACGGTAAGAAAGATACGAAAAAGGCTAAAGGTGTTAAGAGTAACGTCGTAGCCAGGTCGataacgttcgacgattacacgcggtgtctgcgcgacgaaattgaaatgacgCGACAGCAAACCTGCATAAGATCCAAAAAACACGAGGTATACACCgtgtctgaaacaaaaatagcTCTAAGTCCGTACGATGATAAGCGATACATTATACCCGGTTCTACCGAAACGCTGCCATGGggacattataaaataccattgtaa
- the LOC139820033 gene encoding uncharacterized protein — MALARGSCNNMEQELLEQSTLLNSREDFAAWEQRCDEFIESLEEQSRIKRPRLSIDQSSIGLKQSLVACIARLEGLKDLVRQRFVHVGAGYSASETGLRWREIDPAFESRILTGAVINSKHIDPRQFLKNAREIVLDRVRNVMQRHDNVKINTVFNGEFVAGDKRANKSIATRNYEVFRESDLHEWYKQHVIEPTLAKLEEFQERDSGWALSRILNLMVNVNKYNPLHAGCFVEIPQEIKKKKAVINVRSMDNACFAWSVTAALHPAQRNADLESSYPHYTSVLDLTDIEFPMTLDQIKKFENHNNISINVYSIEKKNKKLAILPIRVTDRKMDRHVNLLYVHNDNVGHFAWIKNLSRLVSSQISKKEHRKYFCDR, encoded by the coding sequence ATGGCGTTAGCAAGAGGATCGTGCAATAACATGGAGCAAGAGTTGTTGGAGCAATCCACCCTGTTAAATTCGAGGGAAGACTTTGCCGCGTGGGAGCAACGATGCGACGAGTTTATCGAATCGTTGGAAGAACAAAGCCGAATTAAACGGCCACGATTATCAATCGATCAGTCATCGATCGGTCTCAAACAGTCATTGGTCGCTTGTATCGCAAGACTCGAAGGTTTGAAAGACTTGGTACGTCAACGTTTCGTACATGTGGGTGCGGGATACAGTGCGAGTGAGACAGGACTCAGATGGCGCGAGATAGATCCGGCTTTTGAAAGCCGTATATTGACTGGTGCGGTGATAAATTCCAAACACATCGACCCTCgtcaatttctcaaaaatgcgAGAGAAATTGTACTCGATCGTGTGCGGAACGTCATGCAACGACatgacaatgtaaaaattaacacagtgtttaatggtgaatttgttgcgggtgacaaacgcgcgaataaaagtatCGCAACGAGAAACTATGAAGTCTTTCGTGAGTCCGATCTGCACGAGTGGTACAAGCAACACGTCATCGAGCCTACCTTAGCAAAGCTGGAAGAATTCCAGGAACGTGATAgcggatgggcgttgtcgcgtatactcaatTTAATGGTAAACGTGAACAAATACAATCCGTTGCACGCGGGGTGTTTTGTGGAAATaccgcaagaaattaaaaagaagaaggcggtGATAAACGTGCGATCAATGGACAATGCATGTTTCGCATGGTCAGTGACGGCTGCTCTACATCCAGCCCAAAGAAATGCAGATCTGGAATCGTCGTATCCACATTACACGTCGGTGCTAGATCTTACGGACATTGAGTTTCCAATGACGTtggatcaaattaaaaaatttgaaaatcataACAACATCTCCATCAACGTGTACagcatcgagaaaaaaaacaagaaacttGCTATCTTGCCAATACGGGTTACTGACCGAAAGATGGACAGACACGTAAATCTGCTGTACGTGCATAACGACAACGTGGGACATTTTGCGTGGATCAAGAACCTATCTCGCCTCGTGAGCTCGCAAATCAGTAAAAAAGAGCAcagaaaatacttttgcgatcggtaa